The following proteins are co-located in the Vespa velutina chromosome 20, iVesVel2.1, whole genome shotgun sequence genome:
- the LOC124956038 gene encoding PRKR-interacting protein 1 homolog, which produces MSNKKEKEEEKPIVAKTAVDLQRLKLMKLMKNPDKPIVLPERPKPKNTPTVPEFVRNVMGSSAGAGSGEFHVYRHLRRKEYARQKFIQEKGHKELLDAQYHEKLEQNRKLAEEATAKKRAKRLKRKQKMRGKKKMKSTNVENNNKENSDNIHSETEDSDSAEETNDTNEVRSDVNCDEVTIKSKIHLETEQLKEVENNKDESEVTCKDTINDTTSTEVEQDQENNTILNESVKKETKEDK; this is translated from the exons atgagtaataaaaaagaaaaggaggaagagaagccAATAGTTGCTAAAACAGCAGTGGATTTgcaaagattaaaattaatgaagttaatgaaaaatcca gACAAACCTATTGTATTACCAGAACGACCTAAACCTAAAAATACACCAACAGTACCAGAATTTGTTCGAAATGTAATGGGTAGTAGTGCTGGTGCTGGTAGCGGAGAATTTCATGTCTACAGACATTTGCGTCGTAAAGAATATGCAagacaaaaatttattcaagaGAAAGGTCATAAG GAACTTTTGGACGCTCAATATCATGAAAAGTTAGagcaaaatagaaaattgGCAGAGGAAGCAACTGCAAAAAAACGGGCcaaaagattaaaaaggaaacaaaagatgagaggaaagaaaaaaatgaaaagtacaAATGTTGAAaacaacaataaagaaaatagtgaTAATATACATAGCGAGACAGAGGATAGTGATTCGGCAGAAGAAACTAATGATACTAATGAAGTACGGTCTGATGTTAATTGCGATGAAGTGactattaaaagtaaaattcatttagagacagaacaattaaaagaagtggaaaataataaagatgagtCTGAAGTTACATGTAAAGATACTATAAATGATACAACTTCTACAGAAGTAGAACAAgatcaagaaaataatacaatattaaatgaatctgtgaaaaaagagacaaaggaagataaataa
- the LOC124956035 gene encoding 26S proteasome non-ATPase regulatory subunit 2 yields the protein MPESTKVEAKPSKDLKNEKEDEKSELTEEDKLLQEELTYLVEVLQDPSQKLHQFALELLRTQIRASTTSMTSVPKPLKFMRPHYDTMKKIYDKMANPKLKELCSDIISVLAMTMGEGRECLKYRLTGSALSIGEWGHEYVRHLSGELAGEWDEIAGADAETMSEKLIALVHEIVPYNMAHNAETEACDLLMEIERLDLLEQYVDESAYQRVCLYLTSCIPYVADPENSTLLQTAAKLYRKFGQYPQAVRLAMQLNNLPLVEDIFTKCTDLSVQRQLAFMLGRQQIFLDLNESTVEYDDLVEIMSNSQLNNHFLNLARELDITEPKTPEDVYKSHLENCRPPFGGGQVDSARQNLAASFVNGFVNAAFGQDKLLIEDGNKWLYKNKEHGMLSATASLGLILLWDVDGGLTPIDKYLYSSEDYIKSGALLACGIVNCGVRNECDPALALLSDYVLHSSNTMRIGAIVGLGLAYAGSNRETVLCLLTPVLSDPKSSWEVIGVAGLALGMVAVGSCNAYVTTTIMHTLMEKSESDLKDTYARFLPLGLGLCFLGKQEAAETIIAALEVIPEPFRSMSTTLVEVCAYAGTGNVLKIQHLLHICSEHYEPANEKEDKNDRKDKDKKEEKKEEKEKDLSSRQAIAVLGIALIAMGEEIGAEMAYRTFGHLLRYSEPVIRRSVPLALGLISVSNPKLNILDTLSKFSHDSDPEVAHNAIFAMGLVGAGTNNARLAAMLRQLALFHSKDPNNLFMVRISQGLTHLGKGTLTLSPYHSDRQLLSPVALAGLLATLIGFLDVKNIILGRSHYLLYTLAAAMQPRMLVTFDEVLNPLAVPVRVGLAVDVVGQAGKPKTITGFQTHTTPVLLAYGERAELTTEEYIPLTPIMEGFVILRKNPDFVP from the exons ATGCCAGAAAGTACGAAAGTCGAGGCTAAACCATCTAAGGATCTTAAAaatgagaaggaggatgaaaaGAGTGAATTG accGAAGAGGATAAACTCTTGCAAGAGGAATTAACATATTTGGTGGAAGTATTGCAAGATCCAAGTCAAAAATTACATCAATTTGCATTGGAATTATTAAGAACACAGATACGTGCATCTACAACGTCTATGACAAGCGTACCAAAGCCTCTTAAATTTATGAGACCACATTATGATACcatgaaaaagatttatgataaaatgGCCAAtccaaaattaaaagaattatgtTCAGATATTATTTCAGTTTTGGCTATGACAAtgggagaaggaagagaatgtTTAAAATATAGATTAACGGGATCGGCTTTGTCCATTGGTGAATGGGGACACGAATATGTTAGACATTTGTCAGGTGAATTGGCTGGTGAATGGGATGAAATTGCTGGAGCTGATGCCGAAACTATGagtgaaaaattaattgccTTGGTACATGAAATTGTACCTTATAATATGGCACACAATGCGGAAACCGAAGCTTGCGATTTGTTAATGGAAATTGAAAGGCTAGATTTATTGGAACAATATGTAGACGAAAGTGCATATCAAAGAGTTTGCCTTTATCTTACAAGTTGTATACCTTATGTAGCTGATCCTGAAAATAGTACATTACTTCAAACAGCTGCAAAATTGTATAGAAAATTTGGTCAATATCCTCAAGCAGTTAGACTTGCAATGCAGCTTAATAATTTACCACTTGTCGAAGATATCTTCACCAAATGTACAGATCT ATCTGTTCAAAGACAGTTGGCTTTTATGTTGGGCCGTCAACAGATTTTCTTAGATCTGAATGAATCCACGGTGGAATACGACGATTTAGTAGAAATAATGTCCAATTCgcaattaaataatcattttcttaatttgGCACGTGAATTAGACATAACAGAACCCAAAACACCAGAGGACGTATACAAGTCACATTTGGAAAATTGTCGGCCGCCATTTGGCGGTGGACAAGTTGATTCTGCAAGACAAAATTTAGCTGCAAGCTTTGTTAATGGTTTTGTAAATGCTGCATTTGGacaagataaattattaattgaggATGGAAACAAATggttatacaaaaataaagaacatgGAATGCTCAGTGCTACTGCATCTCTtggtttaatattattatgggATGTTGATGGTGGATTAACGCCAATCGAcaaatatctttattcttcggaagattatattaaatcagGAGCACTTTTGGCCTGTGGTATTGTAAATTGTGGTGTAAGAAATGAATGTGATCCTGCTTTGGCACTTCTTTCCGATTATGTATTACACAGTAGTAATACAATGAGAATTGGTGCAATTGTAGGTCTTGGATTAGCTTATGCTGGTTCTAACAGAGAAACAGTATTATGTTTGCTCACACCTGTTCTTAGCGATCCAAAATCAAGTTGGGAGGTCATAGGGGTAGCTGGTCTTGCTTTAGGAATGGTTGCAGTTGGATCTTGTAACGCTTACGTTACAACTACGATAATGCATACGTTAATGGAAAAATCAGAAAGTGATCTTAAGGATACATATGCACGTTTCTTACCTCTAGGATTAGGATTATGTTTCTTAGGGAAACAGGAAGCTGCGGAAACAATAATTGCAGCATTAGAAGTTATACCGGAACCATTTAGATCTATGTCAACAACACTCGTTGAAGTATGTGCATACGCAGGAACAGGAAATGTCTTAAAGATACAACATCTCTTACATATATGTTCTGAACATTATGAGCcagcaaatgaaaaagaagataagaatgaTCGCAAAGATAAGgacaaaaaggaagagaaaaaagaagaaaaagaaaaagatcttagCTCTCGACAAGCAATTGCTGTTCTTGGAATTGCATTGATTGCAATGGGAGAAGAAATAGGTGCAGAAATGGCATATAGAACATTTGGACATTTATTGAGATATTCTGAACCGGTCATTCGAAGATCTGTACCACTTGCTTTAGGACTTATATCTGTTTCTAAtccgaaattaaatatattagatacatTATCTAAATTTTCGCACGACAGCGATCCAGAAGTAGCGCACAATGCAATATTTGCAATGGGATTAGTTGGAGCTGGAACAAATAATGCAAGATTAGCAGCTATGTTAAGACAATTAGCATTGTTCCATTCTAAAGatccaaataatttatttatggtCCGTATATCGCAAGGTTTAACGCATCTTGGAAAGGGAACTTTAACATTATCTCCATATCATAGTGATAGGCAATTATTAAGTCCTGTTGCATTAGCAGGTCTCCTTGCTACATTGATTGGTTTTCTTGATGTCAAAAATA TTATTCTTGGAAGATCGCATTATCTCTTATATACATTAGCAGCTGCAATGCAGCCAAGAATGCTTGTTACGTTTGATGAAGTTTTAAATCCATTAGCTGTACCAGTACGAGTAGGTCTTGCGGTCGATGTTGTAGGCCAAGCAGGTAAACCTAAAACAATAACCGGTTTCCAAACACATACGACTCCTGTATTATTAGCATATGGCGAAAGAGCCGAACTTACTACCGAAGAATATATACCATTAACTCCTATTATGGAAGGCTTtgttatattaagaaaaaatccaGATTTTGTACCttag
- the LOC124956061 gene encoding general transcriptional corepressor trfA-like — MTLNRKKDSTGNVRGTKDGGDRTIITSSSRNNTGDIQASTGTSVVETVVLSSSSVHEEAKKTIVESESRSSIVESSNTSREVIMDSKGNVIRVIEKTSPISATKSSIERTGKSSEDFITAEKIIKQDGKTLMQDQRSKSQCERSKMVSTSTSNIQETMDHHGDIKVLSSNTIETRQANQESKEEITKNGDTISSNIQSIKESSEMIDDNGKILSSNSRSETSGESTVLDNSIKSGRTNVWDGTFINERNTKSYNERKNDNIMISNVLLDGGTIDERDAGTGIEITNEQSSNTIREMSSMIQETSKDSSKLLIGTADVRRKKLGESTWDGRFVYEKPKETKRRGNVSDANIFRHNNNNNNNKDDIIESTQRSDYKEKSLDGTYEKESSNVVHVREGSTDTSRFISEEKISSTKESQIYTDQSKLLDKNQFDANKNVRYDNKQDLDKTVVRRKDKLRDVIMDVQDITEEQQSLSNMSEFVSSSYVVEYASSSDAKNIELVTSVSETIHEEDIENIGIGRSSSIKKDHRSYKPGESTWDGSFVYERSPKLDRRRRPADETFVIHDVSEDHSINEADISTTSYIVEHSSSQQSFTDIKDSSSMETIVHQSPKRLIGKPGTSSWDGTFIFEKPEDIKRSSSRTEQQKVNDLSKRGETNVNISLEDKPRKHVNDVTLDIHDRITSETFTDTNLVKLDRKTKTHDSYYNETSNLDFSSTSVETVVQRDGQQPVTSSQRTITLEDRPETPDTGIRRIAEGSKESLHVQDRTYRPSKPGSSTWDGSFVYEKLDDRKTSSSMIVKDSKDFVSSTELKTTSTNEIVNKSKIIEDINDDTKRLKEFNGSKSPIDGSIRRPLKSDTSTWDDSFVQDKNISTMDTRTSIISKDISKDLTSSTKVISTTNEIIDSIDSSKIIQDDISYEKRFIGESNGYEDTDKRDKSPEKKSIDRTIRPSKPGASTWDGSFVYEKPQDTKRKPTDIEKSLFSSSDLKKPEDLKTISRSPIDQEMIDKSIERTTFSTFVEDVRDVQDITDVTDITTFKSDLKNITNITDVTDVSMFKSDVRDIHEEHVINEFITDTRKDTMNSDETERPVLVKSLKYNSIFS; from the exons ATGACgttaaatcgtaaaaaagattCAACGGGGAATGTTCGTGGGACAAAAGATGGCGGCGAtaggacgataataacgtcatcCAGTCGAAATAATACAGGAGATATACAGGCATCTACTGGTACGAGTGTTGTTGAAACAGTGGTATTGTCATCCAGTAGCGTACAcgaagaagcaaagaaaacAATAGTAGAGAGCGAATCCAGAAGTAGTATCGTTGAAAGTAGTAATACAAGTCGCGAGGTTATCATGGATTCCAAAGGTAATGTTATACGGGTGATCGAGAAAACGTCACCGATATCGGCAACGAAAAGTTCGATCGAAAGGACCGGCAAAAGTTCGGAGGATTTTATTACCgcggaaaaaataattaaacaggATGGAAAAACTTTAATGCAAGATCAAAGATCCAAAAGTCAATGTGAAAGATCCAAAATGGTTTCCACTTCGACTAGTAATATACAAGAGACTATGGATCATCATGGTGATATAAAAGTGTTATCGTCTAATACGATAGAAACTAGACAGGCTAATCaagaatcgaaagaagaaataacgaaGAATGGTGATACCATCAGTAGTAACATTCAAAGTATCAAAGAATCGTCTGAGATGATTGACGACAATGGGAAAATATTGTCGTCTAATAGCCGAAGT GAGACATCAGGTGAAAGTACCGTCCTtgataattcgattaaatcagGACGAACTAACGTTTGGGATGgtacatttataaatgaacgaaataCAAAGTCTtataatgagagaaaaaatgataatataatgattagCAACGTGTTGCTGGACGGTGGAACGATTGACGAAAGAGATGCCGGGACAGGCATTGAAATCACCAACGAACAAAGTTCAAATACGATCAGAGAGATGTCCTCGATGATTCAAGAAACGTCAAAGGATagttcgaaattattaatcggTACTGCTGATGTTCGTCGTAAAAAACTTGGCGAATCTACTTGGGATGGTCGTTTCGTTTATGAGAAAcctaaagaaacgaaaagacgaGGTAATGTTTCAGACGCCAATATTTTTaggcataataataataataataataataaggatgataTCATCGAATCAACGCAAAGAAGtgattacaaagaaaaaagtttagaTGGTACCTATGAAAAAGAATCGTCTAACGTCGTACACGTTCGCGAAGGATCAACGGACACATCGAGATTTATCTCGGAAGAAAAAATCAGTAGTACCAAGGAGAGTCAAATTTATACGGATCAATCAAagttattagataaaaatcaatttgatgcaaataaaaatgtacgatACGATAACAAACAAGATCTCGATAAAACCGTTGtaagaagaaaggataaatTGAGAGATGTAATAATGGACGTACAAGATATAACGGAGGAGCAACAAAGTTTATCGAATATGTCCGAATTCGTATCGAGCTCATACGTGGTCGAATATGCGAGTTCGAGCGAtgcgaaaaatatcgaattggTAACATCAGTATCGGAAACGATTCACGAGGAGGACATTGAGAATATAGGTATTGGAAGATCGTcatcaattaaaaaagatcatCGAAGTTACAAACCTGGCGAATCGACCTGGGACGGTAGTTTCGTTTACGAGAGATCACCAAAATTGGATCGTCGGCGAAGACCAGCTGATGAGACATTTGTGATTCATGACGTGAGCGAGGATCATTCGATAAACGAAGCCGACATTTCGACGACATCTTACATAGTCGAACATTCCTCGAGTCAACAAAGTTTCACTGATATTAAAGATAGTTCGTCAATGGAAACGATTGTTCATCAGAGTCCAAAAAGATTAATTGGTAAGCCAGGTACATCCAGTTGGGATGgtacatttattttcgaaaaaccCGAAGACATAAAAAGATCATCTAGTAGAACTGAACAACAAAAGGTCAATGATTTATCGAAACGAGGAGAAACtaatgttaatatttcattggaGGACAAACCTAGGAAACACGTGAACGACGTTACTCTCGATATTCACGATAGAATAACATCAGAGACATTTACCGACACCAATCTGGTTAAATTGGATCGTAAGACGAAAACTCATGACAGTTACTACAACGAGACGTCCAATCTTGATTTCTCTTCTACTTCCGTTGAAACGGTTGTCCAACGAGATGGACAACAACCGGTGACCTCGAGCCAACGAACTATTACATTAGAAGATCGACCTGAAACTCCGGACACTGGAATAAGACGTATCGCTGAGGGATCGAAGGAATCGTTGCATGTTCAAGATAGAACATATCGACCTAGCAAACCAGGCTCGTCTACTTGGGATGGTTCCTTTGTTTACGAAAAATTGGATGATAGAAAGACGTCAAGTTCGATGATCGTCAAGGATAGTAAAGATTTTGTTAGTTCAACCGAATTAAAAACAACGTCAACAaatgaaattgttaataaatcgaaaattattgAGGATATTAATGATGATACGAAACGTTTAAAGGAATTTAATGGATCAAAAAGTCCAATCGATGGATCAATTCGACGACCTTTGAAATCAGATACTTCGACCTGGGATGATTCTTTCGTAcaggataaaaatatatcgactATGGACACGAGAACTTCAATTATATCGaaagatatttcgaaagatttaaCAAGTTCAACTAAAGTTATAAGTACAACAAATGAGATTATTGATTCTATCGATTCGtcaaaaattattcaagatgATATTTCTTATGAGAAAAGATTTATCGGAGAATCTAATGGATATGAGGATACagataagagagataaaagtccggaaaagaaatcaatagaCAGGACTATACGACCTTCGAAGCCTGGTGCTTCAACCTGGGATGGTTCGTTTGTTTATGAAAAACCTCAGGATACTAAAAGGAAACCAACAGAcattgaaaaatctttattctcttcttctgaTTTAAAAAAGCCTGAagatttaaaaacaatttcacGATCGCCCATTGATCaagaaatgatcgataaatcgatcgaaagaacAACCTTTTCGACATTCGTGGAAGATGTTAGGGATGTTCAGGACATTACTGACGTCACAGATATTACTACGTTTAAATCagatttaaagaatattacaaatattactgACGTCACTGATGTTTCCATGTTCAAATCGGACGTTCGAGATATACACGAGGAACATGTCATCAACGAATTTATCACGGATACACGCAAGGACACTATG AATAGTGATGAAACAGAAAGACCTGTTCTCgttaaatctttaaaatataattcgatattttcatAG